The Rhizobium leguminosarum genome includes a region encoding these proteins:
- a CDS encoding COG4223 family protein gives MQNKEDLMVSGNPPRHSKSADEPVTIDLDAQEFAAAADTEKPVDNETADADGTAAADVDLPPETETASHAEDEEKPLMDAPEEDPAAPEPSFTPPPEQPAPKSAGTSGLIAAGIFGGLVALLGAGAIQYAGYLPGSSTPQTSPETADLAGEIDGLKQAVANLAANPASADDGELAKRVAALETAAKAPAVAAPTDSGNVEALNQKIAELTSQVDQLRSTLAQSSEQQTTNRADIAKRLEEAEKKLNEPREDVAVARAIAAAALKAAIDRGGPFLAELDTFAGVAPDDPAVADLRAFAETGIPSRTELVGEVPDVATAIVEAVNQPDPNQSWSDRLMSSAKSLVTVRPVGNIEGESVEAIAARIEEKVKNGDLPGASAEWNSLPALGKQASAAFKQSLEARIRVEELVGGALSKAVSGTGKEG, from the coding sequence ATGCAGAATAAAGAGGACCTCATGGTATCGGGAAACCCGCCACGCCATTCGAAGAGCGCCGACGAGCCGGTCACGATCGACCTCGATGCACAGGAATTCGCCGCTGCAGCAGACACAGAAAAACCGGTAGACAATGAAACTGCCGACGCCGACGGCACCGCCGCTGCCGATGTCGACCTGCCGCCCGAAACCGAGACTGCGTCGCATGCCGAAGATGAAGAGAAGCCTCTGATGGATGCGCCGGAGGAGGATCCGGCAGCTCCAGAACCTTCCTTCACCCCTCCTCCCGAACAGCCTGCGCCGAAGAGCGCCGGCACCTCCGGTCTCATTGCCGCCGGCATCTTCGGCGGCCTCGTAGCGCTGCTTGGCGCCGGCGCCATCCAGTATGCGGGTTACCTCCCTGGCTCCTCCACGCCGCAGACCTCACCGGAGACGGCCGATCTTGCCGGTGAGATCGACGGCCTGAAACAGGCCGTCGCCAACCTTGCTGCCAATCCGGCAAGCGCGGATGACGGCGAGCTTGCGAAACGCGTCGCTGCGCTGGAAACGGCTGCCAAGGCCCCCGCAGTCGCCGCACCGACGGATTCTGGTAACGTCGAGGCACTCAACCAGAAGATTGCGGAACTGACCAGTCAGGTCGACCAGCTGCGCTCGACGCTTGCCCAGTCATCCGAGCAGCAAACGACGAACCGCGCCGATATCGCCAAGCGCCTCGAAGAGGCCGAAAAGAAGCTGAACGAGCCGCGCGAGGACGTCGCCGTTGCCCGGGCGATCGCCGCTGCCGCCCTGAAGGCGGCGATCGATCGCGGTGGCCCGTTCCTGGCCGAACTCGACACCTTCGCCGGCGTCGCCCCCGACGATCCAGCCGTCGCCGACCTTAGAGCCTTTGCCGAGACCGGCATTCCCTCACGCACCGAGCTGGTGGGCGAGGTTCCCGATGTCGCCACCGCGATCGTCGAAGCCGTCAACCAGCCGGATCCGAACCAGAGCTGGTCTGACCGGCTGATGTCGAGCGCCAAATCGCTGGTGACCGTTCGTCCCGTCGGCAATATCGAGGGTGAAAGCGTCGAAGCCATCGCCGCCCGCATTGAGGAAAAGGTGAAGAACGGCGACCTGCCCGGCGCTTCCGCCGAATGGAACAGCCTGCCCGCCCTCGGCAAACAGGCGTCCGCCGCCTTCAAGCAATCGCTCGAAGCCCGCATTCGCGTCGAGGAACTGGTCGGCGGGGCGCTGTCGAAAGCGGTCTCCGGCACCGGCAAGGAAGGATGA
- the hemC gene encoding hydroxymethylbilane synthase has translation MQTKPFRIGTRGSPLALAQAHEARDRLMAAHHLPEDMFEIVVLTTKGDRITDRSLAEIGGKGLFTEELEQKLAAGELDFAVHSAKDMATKLPEGLYLSAYLPREDIRDAVIGRTARKLIDLPHGATVGSSSLRRQALIRRMRPDINVVTFRGLVETRLRKLEAGEVDATLLALAGLKRLGKVDVLTDILDPDTFPPAPAQGAICIESRIGDARVDDLLAPVNDGPTFDTVSCERAFLAALDGSCRTPIGGYAVCEGDLIRFSGLIITPDGRSQHAVTTDGHRRDAAALGTRAGQDVRARAGSAFFDDWR, from the coding sequence ATGCAAACAAAACCTTTCCGGATCGGCACTCGGGGCAGCCCGCTGGCGCTTGCCCAGGCGCATGAGGCCCGCGACAGGCTGATGGCGGCGCATCATCTGCCCGAGGACATGTTCGAGATCGTCGTGCTGACCACCAAGGGCGACCGCATCACCGACCGGTCGCTGGCCGAGATCGGCGGCAAGGGCCTGTTCACCGAAGAGCTCGAACAGAAGCTTGCCGCCGGCGAGCTGGATTTCGCCGTGCATTCCGCCAAGGACATGGCGACGAAGCTGCCCGAGGGGCTTTATCTCTCCGCCTACCTGCCGCGCGAGGATATCCGCGACGCCGTCATCGGCCGCACCGCCCGAAAGCTGATCGACCTGCCGCATGGCGCCACCGTCGGTTCCTCGTCGCTCCGCCGCCAGGCGCTGATCCGCCGCATGCGGCCGGATATCAACGTCGTCACCTTCCGCGGCCTCGTCGAAACGCGCCTGCGCAAGCTCGAAGCGGGCGAGGTGGATGCGACCCTGCTGGCGCTTGCCGGCCTGAAGCGTCTCGGCAAGGTCGACGTTCTGACCGATATCCTCGACCCCGACACCTTCCCGCCGGCGCCGGCGCAAGGAGCAATCTGCATCGAAAGCCGCATCGGCGACGCCCGGGTCGACGATCTGCTGGCGCCTGTTAACGATGGCCCGACCTTCGACACCGTCTCCTGCGAACGTGCCTTCCTCGCCGCGCTCGACGGCTCCTGCCGCACGCCGATCGGCGGTTATGCCGTCTGCGAAGGCGACCTGATCCGGTTCTCCGGCCTCATCATCACCCCCGACGGCCGCAGCCAGCATGCGGTGACGACCGACGGCCACCGCCGGGATGCCGCGGCCCTCGGCACCCGCGCCGGCCAGGACGTACGCGCCAGGGCCGGCAGCGCCTTTTTCGACGACTGGCGCTGA
- a CDS encoding uroporphyrinogen-III synthase, with translation MRVLVTRPAHSATRTAQRLRDMGHEPLLLPLRQPLHDSNAAADALAITSGAIAVTSAEAIRVLSALGEKLPPHLARPLFAVGETTAEEARSLGFRSVASSHGNGRHLADLVAADKPGMLLYLAGTPRAETFEARLRELGIHFSVVECYRMQPVVPGPAEIEAIFSSSRPEAILFYSRQTAEDFFRVRELRSAVPEHSEIRLFCLSEAVTEGVPAALRKSVVISPMPDEKSLLSLL, from the coding sequence ATGCGCGTGCTCGTCACCCGCCCCGCGCATTCGGCGACTAGAACCGCACAACGTCTGCGCGATATGGGCCACGAGCCCCTACTGCTCCCGCTGCGTCAGCCGCTGCACGACAGCAATGCCGCCGCAGACGCGCTCGCCATCACCAGTGGCGCAATCGCGGTGACCAGCGCCGAAGCCATCAGGGTCCTCTCCGCGCTCGGCGAGAAACTTCCCCCGCATCTTGCCCGTCCGCTTTTTGCGGTCGGCGAAACGACGGCGGAAGAGGCGCGCAGCCTCGGCTTCCGATCGGTCGCCTCATCCCATGGCAACGGCCGTCATCTCGCCGATCTCGTCGCGGCGGACAAACCGGGCATGCTGCTCTACCTCGCTGGCACCCCGCGCGCCGAGACTTTTGAAGCAAGATTGCGCGAACTCGGCATCCATTTTTCCGTCGTCGAATGTTATCGTATGCAGCCGGTCGTTCCCGGCCCGGCTGAGATCGAAGCGATTTTCTCTAGCTCTCGCCCTGAGGCCATTCTCTTCTATTCCCGGCAGACGGCCGAGGATTTCTTTCGCGTGCGGGAACTGCGATCCGCTGTGCCGGAACACAGCGAAATCCGCCTTTTCTGCCTCAGCGAGGCGGTGACGGAGGGCGTTCCGGCGGCACTCCGAAAAAGCGTAGTGATTTCGCCGATGCCGGATGAGAAAAGCCTTTTGTCGCTCCTTTGA